The following are encoded in a window of Methanobrevibacter ruminantium M1 genomic DNA:
- a CDS encoding pyridoxal phosphate-dependent aminotransferase, with product MLNPAKRVEAIELSQIRKMFEVTNENAINLGIGEPDFNVPENIREAMKKSIDDGFTKYTSNKGIIELRESIVEKLSKDNNIKTDSENIIVTTGASEALYCCAQALFEKGDNVLVPNPGFLSYYSVVNLAEANIVEVTTPMENEFKMKVEDVQEKLDKNTKALIINSPSNPTGAVMDKEDVKGIADLATDHDFYIISDEIYEKIIFGRKNYSPAEYCDNVITLNGFSKSYAMTGLRIGYMAANEEITENLLKVHQYCVANATSIAQMGALEALTGPQDSVEMMANEFSRRRDLIVSSLNDMGYPTVNCEGAFYVFPKVERPMDFVKKAAEAGVISVPGAPFGSLGENHVRMSYANSYENIEKAMDILRDLEY from the coding sequence ATGTTAAATCCGGCTAAGAGAGTTGAAGCAATAGAACTGTCTCAAATTAGAAAGATGTTTGAAGTGACCAATGAGAATGCAATCAATCTGGGAATCGGCGAACCTGATTTCAATGTTCCTGAAAATATTCGAGAGGCTATGAAGAAGTCAATCGATGATGGGTTCACCAAATACACTTCAAACAAGGGAATCATCGAGCTTAGAGAATCCATTGTTGAAAAGCTATCAAAGGACAATAATATCAAGACAGATTCTGAAAACATTATAGTGACTACCGGTGCAAGCGAGGCATTGTACTGCTGTGCACAGGCCCTATTTGAAAAGGGAGACAATGTATTGGTTCCAAACCCTGGATTTCTCTCCTATTACTCTGTTGTGAATCTGGCTGAAGCAAATATTGTTGAAGTCACAACTCCAATGGAAAATGAGTTTAAGATGAAGGTTGAGGATGTTCAGGAAAAATTGGATAAGAATACCAAGGCATTGATTATAAACTCTCCATCCAACCCTACCGGTGCGGTAATGGATAAGGAGGATGTCAAGGGAATTGCAGATTTGGCAACAGACCATGACTTCTATATCATTTCAGATGAGATCTATGAAAAGATAATCTTTGGAAGAAAGAACTATTCTCCTGCTGAATATTGTGACAATGTAATTACTCTTAACGGATTTTCAAAATCCTATGCAATGACTGGCCTTAGGATAGGATATATGGCAGCAAATGAGGAGATAACTGAAAATCTCCTTAAGGTTCATCAATATTGCGTTGCCAATGCAACTTCAATTGCTCAAATGGGAGCTCTTGAAGCTCTTACAGGTCCTCAAGACTCTGTAGAAATGATGGCTAATGAGTTTTCAAGACGAAGAGACTTGATAGTCTCCAGCTTGAATGATATGGGTTATCCTACTGTTAACTGTGAAGGGGCATTTTATGTCTTCCCTAAGGTGGAAAGGCCTATGGACTTTGTAAAGAAGGCAGCAGAGGCTGGAGTCATTTCAGTTCCAGGTGCACCATTCGGAAGCCTTGGAGAGAATCATGTGAGAATGTCTTATGCTAATTCCTATGAGAATATTGAAAAGGCAATGGACATCTTAAGAGATTTGGAGTATTAG
- a CDS encoding cation diffusion facilitator family transporter, which translates to MNREERDRIGTRASAVAIIGNILLTVLNISVGLMSGSYALISEGAHTISDIATSVIAYVGFKIGSRPADKEHPLGHGRAEAISGLIIVVFLSIVAIEVIQGAFHKLFFGGALEVPDPIAVVMAFVGILVNLFMSSYIIRLGKKARSPAIVADGKHQRVDIFASLAIFIGIMVSQYGYPMLDPIIGIFIGALIARTAVIVAIDNLNNIMGKLPSDELIKEIRDVANSVTDVCSAHDIKVNYFGSYATVALHVELPPDMSLREAHKITHRVQDKILENVDMVQAVHVHPCPEGVQYDHSQLLDEDS; encoded by the coding sequence ATGAATAGAGAAGAACGAGATAGAATAGGAACACGTGCATCTGCAGTTGCAATTATTGGAAACATCCTCCTTACTGTATTGAACATCTCAGTGGGACTGATGTCTGGAAGTTACGCTCTTATATCCGAAGGGGCTCATACAATTTCCGATATAGCAACATCTGTAATTGCATATGTTGGATTCAAGATAGGGAGCAGGCCTGCAGATAAGGAGCATCCATTAGGCCACGGAAGAGCAGAAGCAATCTCTGGCCTTATCATAGTTGTATTCTTATCAATAGTTGCCATTGAAGTTATTCAAGGAGCTTTCCATAAGCTCTTCTTTGGAGGGGCTTTGGAAGTGCCAGATCCTATAGCAGTGGTAATGGCCTTTGTAGGTATTTTGGTTAACCTCTTCATGAGCAGCTATATCATTCGCTTGGGGAAAAAGGCTAGAAGCCCTGCGATTGTAGCAGATGGAAAGCATCAGAGGGTTGATATATTTGCATCATTGGCAATATTCATTGGAATAATGGTTTCCCAATATGGCTATCCTATGCTAGACCCAATAATAGGTATTTTCATTGGGGCATTGATTGCTAGGACTGCAGTTATTGTAGCAATAGACAATCTAAACAATATTATGGGTAAATTGCCTTCAGATGAGTTAATCAAGGAAATAAGGGATGTTGCCAATTCAGTTACTGATGTATGCAGTGCCCATGATATTAAGGTGAATTATTTTGGCTCTTATGCAACCGTTGCCCTCCATGTGGAGCTTCCGCCTGATATGAGCTTGAGGGAGGCTCATAAAATCACCCATAGGGTTCAGGATAAGATACTGGAAAATGTGGATATGGTTCAGGCAGTGCATGTTCATCCTTGCCCTGAAGGGGTGCAGTATGATCATAGTCAATTATTGGATGAGGATTCTTAA
- a CDS encoding transglutaminase domain-containing protein: MDASDNPNNDDSINLVSQESGNDQISNEAISVSNSLSANDDSYSPESEKISSKIKTSNNLSASNSTKTTTKAAAAKTTKTGTSLQPSSTSIYSGQYLVITLKDKNSKALSGQKVLINISKFKNTYTKTTDSKGQVKLAVNPVGSFKLVVSYAGNGNYSSSKYSGTLKVSKSDTSLTVASTSVTMTTPLVVTLKNKKTNEALSGKKIKFVMDRVSYSRTTDAKGQAKLKVNMKYVFNVTVKFDGTGNLKSSKVTKTIKPTKIPVSFVYSANSVKYGHSITVSLKNNLNNKTLSGKKIVVKTSDSKKSTTKTTSSKGTISVPINSVGDVTVSLSYAGDSSYKAASSSKKIKGLKDSSKITSSTGTIPVGDSYTVTLKDSSGKALSNKKIVFTFDGKSYTKTTNSKGQASLAISKGPGTYSVNVSYGGDSYHSGSKLSKNVKTSNSMISIANVIKAATTLRAHVDYTNRFNKSYVVTINGLKYSPDEFAYMMSQAIVKINNGQKSGYVTFKNLTGDYDSKGSSINGNLMKKNYISLANTLISSVNKNNKIPANISTNLGKIEANLYIFGLAKALQFYGEEKYLPKYLILKNSFIKGSSSTTVTQKAKILNCKEAFNATEFEKYLKTGGKSALNSAIVAKAKSLTKGLTSDKAKANAIFKYVRDKVSYSYYSDSKKGAAKTYKTKSGNCCDKANLIVAMCRSVGVYARYSHAQGCTFSSGLVAGHVWAQTYDRATQTWYTADATSSRNSLGKINNWNTKKYSQAKNYVLIPF, encoded by the coding sequence ATGGATGCATCAGATAATCCAAATAATGATGATTCTATTAATCTAGTATCTCAAGAGTCTGGTAATGATCAAATATCTAATGAAGCCATTTCAGTTTCAAATAGTCTTAGTGCTAATGATGATTCTTATAGTCCGGAATCTGAAAAGATAAGCTCTAAAATAAAGACTTCAAATAATTTAAGTGCTTCAAACAGCACAAAAACCACTACTAAGGCCGCTGCGGCTAAAACTACTAAAACTGGCACTAGTCTACAACCATCTAGCACCAGTATATATTCAGGCCAATATCTTGTCATCACATTAAAGGACAAGAATTCCAAGGCTTTAAGTGGTCAGAAGGTTTTAATTAACATTTCCAAATTCAAAAACACATATACAAAAACTACAGATTCCAAAGGCCAGGTCAAATTGGCTGTAAATCCTGTTGGAAGCTTTAAGTTAGTTGTTTCATATGCTGGAAATGGAAATTATTCCTCTTCAAAGTATTCCGGAACCCTAAAGGTTTCAAAAAGTGATACAAGTCTAACGGTTGCAAGCACTTCCGTTACTATGACTACTCCCTTAGTTGTTACATTAAAGAATAAAAAGACCAATGAGGCCTTATCCGGCAAAAAGATAAAGTTCGTTATGGATAGAGTAAGCTATTCAAGAACTACCGATGCCAAGGGTCAGGCAAAACTTAAGGTCAATATGAAATATGTCTTTAATGTCACAGTTAAATTTGACGGAACAGGCAATCTTAAATCTTCTAAGGTGACCAAGACCATTAAGCCTACCAAGATTCCGGTAAGCTTTGTCTATTCAGCAAACTCTGTGAAATATGGCCATTCCATAACAGTCAGTTTAAAAAATAATTTAAACAACAAGACTCTCTCTGGCAAAAAGATTGTAGTCAAGACTAGCGACTCTAAAAAGTCAACAACAAAGACTACAAGTTCAAAAGGAACAATCAGCGTTCCTATCAATTCTGTCGGGGATGTCACTGTAAGCCTTTCATATGCTGGAGACAGCTCCTATAAGGCTGCATCAAGCAGCAAGAAGATCAAGGGACTTAAGGATTCAAGTAAAATCACTAGCTCCACTGGTACCATTCCTGTTGGAGACAGCTATACAGTGACTTTAAAGGATTCTTCAGGTAAGGCCTTATCCAATAAGAAGATTGTCTTCACTTTCGATGGAAAGTCATACACAAAGACAACCAACTCTAAAGGACAGGCCAGCTTGGCTATCTCTAAAGGTCCTGGAACATATTCTGTAAATGTGAGTTATGGAGGAGACAGTTATCATAGCGGAAGCAAGCTAAGCAAGAATGTCAAGACATCCAATTCAATGATTAGCATTGCCAATGTGATTAAGGCTGCAACTACCTTAAGGGCTCATGTTGACTATACAAACAGGTTTAACAAGTCCTATGTGGTAACCATCAATGGATTGAAGTATTCTCCTGATGAATTTGCATATATGATGTCTCAGGCTATAGTCAAGATTAACAATGGCCAAAAAAGCGGTTATGTGACCTTCAAGAACCTTACTGGAGATTATGATTCTAAAGGATCTTCCATAAACGGCAATTTGATGAAAAAGAATTACATCAGCCTAGCCAATACACTCATTAGCAGCGTAAATAAGAACAATAAGATACCTGCTAACATATCTACCAATTTAGGCAAGATCGAAGCAAACCTTTATATCTTCGGTTTGGCTAAGGCATTGCAGTTCTATGGAGAGGAAAAATACTTGCCTAAGTATTTGATTCTTAAAAACAGTTTCATAAAAGGCTCATCCTCAACTACTGTCACTCAAAAGGCAAAGATTCTAAATTGCAAGGAGGCATTCAATGCCACTGAATTTGAGAAATACCTTAAGACAGGAGGAAAGTCTGCCCTTAACTCAGCGATTGTCGCTAAGGCAAAATCCCTAACAAAAGGATTGACCAGCGATAAGGCTAAGGCAAATGCAATATTCAAGTATGTAAGGGATAAGGTTTCCTACAGCTACTATTCAGACAGTAAGAAAGGAGCCGCTAAGACATATAAGACAAAGTCTGGTAACTGCTGTGACAAGGCAAACCTAATTGTTGCAATGTGCAGGTCTGTTGGAGTATATGCAAGATACTCACATGCTCAGGGCTGTACCTTCTCAAGCGGATTGGTTGCAGGACATGTATGGGCTCAAACATATGATAGGGCTACACAGACTTGGTATACTGCTGATGCTACAAGCTCCAGAAACAGTTTGGGAAAAATAAACAATTGGAATACTAAGAAATATAGTCAAGCAAAGAATTATGTGCTTATTCCATTCTAG
- a CDS encoding phosphopantetheine adenylyltransferase translates to MAKYKRVAVGGTFDKFHYGHRKLISTAFEIGESVEIGVTSNLFASNKGDVDSCNTRMANLNAFLSKSHDNFHISRLDDAYGPTIYDENFDAIVVSEETEPNAIKINEIRESKGMKPLDIVVVSFVLADDGIPISSTRIRQGKINQKGELI, encoded by the coding sequence ATGGCAAAGTATAAGAGAGTGGCAGTTGGCGGAACTTTTGACAAGTTTCATTATGGCCATAGAAAATTAATTTCCACTGCATTTGAAATTGGGGAAAGCGTAGAGATAGGAGTAACCTCAAATCTATTTGCAAGCAATAAAGGAGATGTAGACTCCTGCAACACCCGTATGGCTAATCTTAACGCTTTTTTAAGCAAGAGCCATGACAATTTCCATATATCCCGTTTGGATGATGCTTACGGGCCAACCATTTATGATGAAAACTTTGATGCCATAGTTGTTAGTGAAGAGACTGAGCCAAATGCAATAAAGATCAATGAAATCAGGGAATCTAAAGGCATGAAGCCATTAGATATTGTTGTGGTGAGCTTTGTTTTGGCAGATGATGGAATTCCTATTTCTTCTACACGTATCCGTCAAGGTAAGATTAATCAAAAGGGTGAATTGATTTAA
- the fwdF gene encoding tungsten-dependent formylmethanofuran dehydrogenase subunit FwdF produces the protein MIFIQRDGAESRKLSYDNKVCLACGICADTCPTDSLAIADVLAIARGQAEGNNIVLDQDTCVLCGLCSFACPFGALEFDIGGQDASELPNYPKWTHESSISQDDCEFCGRCYTACPQDAILFKRELPDRNALLKGEISINEDDCIYCQVCAEICPAGAISLTASDGKILDTIEVDEDKCVYCGVCKRACPQEAIKTVCSTCMYSDEIEKIAITGDIFITEDCINCGWCKEICPVDAAEVTKPFDGEISVTEEDCVACGSCIDICSCNAVSLQDNVAVFNQDYCVLCGACARLCPQERIAINRTDMKLTNISSASWKANLEKLLN, from the coding sequence ATGATTTTTATTCAAAGAGATGGTGCAGAATCTAGAAAATTATCTTATGATAATAAAGTATGTTTGGCATGTGGTATTTGTGCAGACACATGTCCAACAGATTCCCTAGCCATTGCTGATGTTTTGGCAATTGCTAGAGGTCAAGCTGAGGGAAATAATATTGTATTGGACCAGGATACTTGCGTATTATGTGGTTTATGTTCATTTGCATGTCCATTCGGTGCATTGGAATTTGATATAGGCGGACAAGATGCAAGTGAATTGCCAAACTATCCTAAATGGACTCATGAATCCTCAATCAGTCAGGATGACTGTGAATTCTGTGGAAGATGCTACACAGCATGTCCTCAAGATGCAATCCTATTCAAAAGAGAGTTGCCAGATAGAAATGCGCTTCTAAAGGGTGAAATCTCCATAAATGAAGATGACTGTATCTATTGTCAGGTATGTGCTGAAATCTGCCCTGCAGGAGCTATAAGTCTCACTGCATCTGACGGCAAGATATTAGACACAATCGAAGTGGATGAGGATAAATGTGTATATTGTGGAGTATGTAAGAGAGCATGTCCTCAAGAGGCAATTAAGACTGTATGTTCAACTTGCATGTACAGCGATGAGATTGAAAAGATCGCTATCACCGGTGACATATTCATTACAGAAGACTGCATTAACTGTGGATGGTGTAAGGAAATCTGTCCTGTTGACGCTGCAGAAGTCACTAAACCGTTTGATGGTGAAATCTCCGTCACTGAAGAGGACTGTGTCGCTTGCGGATCCTGTATAGACATTTGTTCATGTAATGCAGTAAGCCTTCAAGACAATGTTGCTGTATTCAATCAAGACTACTGTGTCTTATGTGGAGCATGTGCAAGACTCTGTCCACAAGAAAGAATTGCTATTAATAGAACAGATATGAAATTGACTAATATTAGCTCTGCTTCCTGGAAAGCTAATTTAGAAAAGCTACTTAATTAG
- a CDS encoding class III signal peptide-containing protein — protein MSYRKFGSSIARMKLLVGYFNIRKPRDDCRMKETLIKEFKDLKEETGQASVELILLIGSILVITIICGTYVFNVNSKINGQFNQTMTKARLFLLNKV, from the coding sequence ATGTCTTATAGGAAATTTGGAAGTTCAATAGCTAGAATGAAACTGTTGGTTGGATATTTTAATATTAGAAAACCAAGAGATGACTGTAGAATGAAAGAAACACTGATTAAGGAGTTTAAAGATTTAAAAGAAGAAACTGGACAAGCCAGCGTTGAATTGATTTTATTGATTGGTTCTATTTTAGTAATTACAATTATTTGTGGAACTTATGTATTTAATGTTAATTCTAAGATAAACGGCCAGTTTAATCAAACAATGACTAAGGCCAGGTTATTTCTTTTAAATAAGGTCTGA
- a CDS encoding class III signal peptide-containing protein, with the protein MNRLPRETVFEQIKRNFVQLKDETSGQGAAEYILLFGGVIVIALAGLLIYRSYFSNNTSGLNATQDINSIRDNMSNVL; encoded by the coding sequence ATGAATCGACTTCCAAGGGAAACTGTCTTTGAGCAAATCAAAAGGAACTTTGTCCAATTGAAGGATGAAACTTCCGGCCAAGGAGCTGCAGAATATATTCTCCTATTCGGAGGAGTTATTGTAATTGCCTTAGCAGGTCTTTTAATCTATAGATCCTACTTCAGCAATAACACCAGCGGATTGAATGCGACTCAGGACATCAACTCCATCAGAGACAATATGAGCAATGTCTTATAG
- a CDS encoding metal-dependent hydrolase, translating into MEIRWLGHSAFEIISDEGVKILIDPFISNNPTCPIPVEDFEANIICITHGHSDHFGDAMEIANNTNATLVANHEISLFLGEQGFDCVGMNTGGTVSILGINITMLDARHSSSIDFTEEVRPGGDPGSFLITLEDGTKIFHAGDTGLFGDLETVVGNIFKPDIAMVPIGDRFTMNPFQAALASMWISPKAVIPMHYNTFPAIEQDPAVFSNFVYQLNPNIDVVIMNPLETYAPDFDKE; encoded by the coding sequence ATGGAAATTAGATGGTTAGGTCATTCTGCATTTGAAATTATAAGTGATGAAGGAGTTAAAATATTAATAGACCCATTCATAAGCAATAATCCTACTTGCCCTATTCCTGTAGAGGATTTTGAGGCAAATATCATCTGCATAACCCATGGTCACTCTGATCATTTCGGGGACGCTATGGAAATTGCAAACAATACTAATGCAACATTGGTGGCAAATCATGAAATCTCCCTCTTTTTAGGGGAACAAGGATTTGACTGTGTTGGCATGAATACTGGAGGAACCGTTTCCATTTTAGGAATCAATATAACCATGCTTGATGCAAGGCACTCCTCTTCAATCGACTTTACAGAGGAAGTCCGTCCTGGAGGAGACCCTGGAAGCTTTTTAATAACCCTTGAGGATGGAACTAAAATCTTCCATGCAGGAGATACAGGATTATTCGGCGATTTGGAAACTGTAGTGGGAAACATATTCAAGCCAGACATTGCTATGGTTCCTATAGGGGACAGATTTACCATGAATCCATTCCAAGCAGCTTTAGCAAGCATGTGGATATCTCCTAAGGCAGTTATTCCAATGCATTACAATACTTTCCCAGCTATTGAACAGGACCCTGCAGTATTTTCTAATTTTGTATATCAGCTAAATCCTAATATAGATGTAGTGATTATGAATCCGTTAGAAACTTATGCTCCAGACTTTGATAAAGAATAA
- a CDS encoding vWA domain-containing protein: MMRELNMDEIKNAEKIESFDQVSAKLNKTEKEEIVIDEMDIVFLLDKSGSMFGIIDDTLGGFNSFIKREKEKEVKTRVTLVLFDHKYKVLYTRKPIEEVEELTEEDYYADGCTALLDAIGTTINRIEKEVCDEVLFVITTDGLENYSKEYSREDVKKLIRSHNWNFIFIGADIDSYEEAASLGIPSTRSANYEKSRRGVGSLYRSVSYAKRLRSSGESLDKVNWKRGLD; the protein is encoded by the coding sequence ATGATGAGAGAATTGAATATGGATGAAATAAAAAACGCTGAAAAGATAGAATCCTTTGACCAAGTCAGCGCAAAGCTTAATAAAACCGAGAAAGAAGAAATAGTTATTGATGAAATGGACATAGTTTTCCTTTTAGATAAAAGCGGATCAATGTTTGGTATCATAGATGACACTCTTGGAGGATTTAACTCTTTCATTAAAAGGGAAAAGGAAAAGGAAGTGAAAACTCGTGTAACTCTTGTTCTTTTTGATCATAAGTATAAGGTCTTATACACTAGAAAACCAATTGAAGAAGTTGAAGAGCTTACAGAAGAAGACTATTACGCAGACGGATGCACTGCACTTTTGGATGCAATTGGAACTACCATCAATAGAATCGAGAAGGAAGTCTGCGATGAGGTCCTTTTTGTAATCACTACAGACGGACTTGAAAACTATTCCAAGGAATACAGTAGAGAGGACGTTAAGAAGCTTATAAGAAGCCATAACTGGAATTTCATATTCATTGGAGCGGACATAGACTCTTATGAAGAAGCTGCAAGCCTTGGAATTCCTAGCACACGTTCTGCCAATTATGAAAAAAGCAGAAGAGGAGTTGGTTCTTTATATAGGAGCGTTTCCTATGCAAAAAGACTACGTTCCAGTGGAGAATCTTTAGATAAAGTTAATTGGAAAAGAGGTTTAGATTAA